TCTACGCCATTCTGCGAGCAGTTCCTGATAAGCTTGGTGGTGTGATCGCGATGGGTGCTGCAATTGCGGTATTGTTCTTAATACCATGGCTGGATAGATCGCCTGTACGCTCTATGCGCTACAAAGGTATATTATCGAAAATTGCTTTGACTGTATTTGCTATTAGCTTTGTCGCCTTGGGTTACTTAGGCGCGACGCCAACGACGCCAGCAGCAACTATAGCGGCGCGTATATTTACCGTCCTGTATTTCTTGTTTTTCTTATTGATGCCGATTTATACGGCTATTGAGAAGTGTAAACAGCCACCTGAACGCGTTACTGGAGGTCACTAATGAACACGCTAACAAAATACCTAACTGGTTTAGGCTTAGGCGCGGCATTAACTTTGACTGCTGGTACCGCTATGGCGGAAGGCGGTTGCGGGACGTTCACCAACGCTGACGGTGTTGTAGAGCATTTAGCTTGTAGCACAGCGCCTATTGATTTTACCAATAAGGGTTCGCTACAGAACGGTGCGAAGATGTTTATGAACTACTGCGCGGGTTGTCATTCAGCAAAGTACGTTCGTCATTCACGCATTGCTAAAGACTTAGAAATACCACCTGAGTTGGTCGAAAAGTACTTGATGGTCACCACCGATCAAATCGGTGATCAAATCAATGCTGAAATTGACCCTGAAATTCAAGCGGCATGGTTTGGCGCAGCGCCTCCAGACTTATCGCTTGAAACCAGATTGCGCGGTGATGATTGGGTATATACCTATTTATTATCGTTTTATGAGGATCCAAGCCGTCCTTGGGGGGCTAATAACTTAGTGCTTGCCAATGCAGCGATGCCTCATGTGCTGCACAATCTGCAAGAAAACGTGAGTAAAGAAGAATTTGAAGGCAAAGTAGGTGATTTGGTCAACTATATGGCGTGGATGGCAGAGCCTGTTCGTCATGATCGCCAAGTGATCGGTTTCTTTGTGATTTTATTCTTATTAGTATTACTCATACCTGTTTATTTACTTAACAAAGAGTTTTGGAAAGACGTTAAGTAAATTGATAATAAAAGACTAATAATTTAGATGTTATATTGAGCACTACTTCGGTAGTGCTTTTTATTTGCTCATATTCAGTCGATACTAGACGGACTTTACGCTTAGTATCTTGATAAACGGTCGTGCTTTGTTTACGATAACACCCTTAACTAATAATAATAGGCTTTCATGATTGATGCGAATGACATTCCAAGTAGTCAGCTGATTTTATACGCTGATGACGGCTACGATAGTCATGTAGTGCGCCTATTACTTGAAGAAAAGAAGCTGGCTTATTATTTGTCACGCTTGCATTCAGAGCGTCCTGAAGATTTAACCGAGCTCAACCCCTATCATACTTTACCCGTTTTACAACAACGTGAAATTGCACTGTATGAAATTAATGTTATCTTTGAATACCTTGAAGAACGCTATCACACTAGTAAACTGCTGCCTGATACGCCACAAGAGCGTGCACAGTTTCGGCAATTAGCATGGCGAATTCAGCACGACTGGTTGGTACTTGGTAAACGATTATTGATGCATCCAGACAGTTTTAATAAGGCGCAGGCAGCAGTTGCTAGGAAACAGCTGGCTGATTCTTTGGTTACCTTATCGCCTCTATTTGCGCATAAATCGTATTTTATGGCGGATGATTTTGGCTGGTGTGATGTGCTGCTCGCACCGCTATTATGGCGCTTAGATGAGATGGGTATTGTCTTACCACCTGCTATCAGCCGTCCACTGCTCGACTACCAAACTCGAATATTTGAACGTAAAAGCTTTCAAGCCAGTATTCGTTAATTAAGATTCTCAGATTCTATTTTCTCAGACTTTAGTTAGGTCATGAAAAATAAAATTAGGCTCCTATTTATCATTAGTATCCTTTATCATTATTTTAATTTGTTATTGATATCCATAATCTAAGCGATAAATAATTCAACAAACATGCCATCACATCAATATAGGAAACCAGACCATGAGCGATACCCTCACTTCTATCTCACCGACCCGCCCATATATGGTGCGCGCGCTTTATCAATGGATAGAGGATAACGCGCTCACGCCTTATCTAATGGTCGATGCCACTGCTAAAAATGTGCAAATACCAACTGAACACGTACAAGACGGACGTATTGTGCTTAATATTGCCAGCCGTGCTACGGGTAATATGAGTATGGAAAACGACTATATTCATTTTAGTGCGCGTTTTGGTGGTGTATCGCAAGAAATTTGGGTACCACTTATTGCAGTGCTGGGTATTTATGCCAAAGAGAATCAGCAAGGAATGTTCTTTGATCCTGATGAGTACGATAATTATCAGCCTGAAAAGGATTCGACTATATCATCTATAGAAAATAATACGCCAGATGCTCCTAAGCCTAAGCGTGACAATAAAGCTGGGCTAAAAGTTCTAAAATAATAAGCACTGCTATAAGCATAAAAAAAGCTGAGTGTATTTGATACACTCAGCTTTTTTGCATTTAAAACTTAGTTGTTATTAAGTTTTTGGCAGGGTCACACCGGTTTGACCTTGGTACTTACCGCCACGATCTTTGTAGCTGGTCTCACAGACATCGTCAGCATCACTTTGGAAAAACAGCATTTGTGCCACGCCTTCACCGGCGTAAATACGTGCTGGTAAGTTAGTGGTATTACTAAATTCCAAGGTCACATGCCCTTCCCACTCAGGCTCAAGCGGGGTGACGTTGACGATAATACCGCAGCGCGCATATGTTGATTTACCTAAACAGATAGTCAATACATCACGTGGAATGCGGAAATACTCAACCGTGCGTGCTAGAGCGAAGGAATTCGGCGGGATAATACATTCATCACCAACGATATCAATAAAACTTCTTTCATCGAAGTTTTTAGGGTCAACCACCACGGAATGGACATTGGTAAAGACTTTGAACTCAGGGGCGCAGCGCACATCGTAACCATAGCTTGACGTACCATAGCTGACCAGACGCTCACCTTTATCATTAAAGCGTACTTGACCGGCTTCAAATGGCTCAATCATGCCATGTTCTTCGGCTTGCTGACGTATCCAGCGGTCAGATTTGATAGACATTGTTCTTCCTTAGCAAAGGGTAAATAGCGATGATTATACGGAATTGTCGCTAAAATTTATAGCGTCGCGACGGTTTAAAGCGAACAAATCACAAGGATGATTTTTTATGGCTTAAAAAATCCGCTTATCATCGACAGGCTTAGCGAATTTCTCAATATTGACTTCGATGTTTTTGGCAATGCTTATATAGTACGGCGCAAATTCATCATTAACCAACACACTTGGCTCACCTTTATCTACCTGAGCGCGAATACCGCTGGCGAGCGGCAGCTGTCCTAATAATGGCACACGGTACTGCTCAGCAATACGTTCACCACCACCTTCACCAAAAATGGCTTCGGTATGCTGACAGTTACTACAAGTGTGTAGCGCCATATTTTCTACCACACCCAAAACTGGAATATGGGTTTTATTAAACATCTCGATACCTTTTTGGGCATCGAGTAAAGCAATATGCTGCGGCGTGGTAACAATAACAGCACCAGTCACCGGAATACGCTGCGCCAGTGTCAACTGAATATCACCGGTACCTGGTGGCATATCAATGACTAAATAGTCAAGCTGCGGCCAGTTGGTTTGGTTATACAACTGCATCAACGCACCCGTGGCTTTTGGTCCGCGCCATGCAACAGGAACACTATCGCCCTCAAGTAAGCTGCCAATAGACAGCATTGCTAAACCATGCGCATCGATGGGAACGAATTGCTCGTTTTCTAGCTCGGGTTTCACATTAGCAACACCTAGCATTGCGGGCATACTGGGTCCATAAATATCCGCATCAAGTACACCAACCCGGTTACCAAGCTTTTGTAACGCCAAGGCAATATTAACGGTCGTGGTTGATTTGCCAACGCCACCTTTACCCGATGCCACCACAATAATATGGCGAATATGCGGATGTGGAGACAATGATGCTTGTGTAGGAGCCGCTTTAGTAATCGGTGGTTCTGCTTCTGTTTTCGGCTTTGTGGCTACTGTTGGCTTATGACTCATTGCATCGGTGGTTTTTGGCATCTGTTTAGGCAAGGTTGATTCTGCGCCTTTAGCCGGTGCTGGCAGTCGTACATTCATGTGAATGGCTTTGATACCATGCATATGTAGCAGTGACCCAAGCTCTTGCTGGATAATTTCAGGGTCGCAGCCGACCGGTAAACGCAAATCAAGCGTCAGCTCATCGCCATCACGCTTAAGCCCAGTTACCATGGTGGCAATGCTCATCTTATCCACTTGATAGCTCGATAGCACTTTATCAATGGCGCTATCAAGCGCGGCTTGCTGTTGCGGGGTTTCAGATTTTGAGGATGATATTTTTTTGATGAAGTTAAACATAGTTACCTTCGCTGTCGATATGAGTATATTGGCTATGACTATAAATAGGTCAAATGAGGAGAACGGATATTATTAATCAATAAACGATACTATTAATCACATAAGTAATCATACCAGTGTAGCCGAATTAAACCTATAAAAAAACCACAACGCCAGTAGGTCTCATTTTCTAATAATGCATTTATACCACTAAAAACTTGGAAGCAATAAACAGATAAATAACCACGCCTGAGGCATCACATACTGACGTTATTAAAGGCGCACTAGCAGTTGCAGGATCAAAACCCATTTTATTAAGCACAAACGGCAGGCTCATGCCAATCACACAACCAATCATCACCACGCACATCATACTGAGTGCCAACACCAAAGACACCACTTCATCACCACGAATATAACCAATAATGGAGATGGCGACTGCCATCGTGCCACCCAATAACAGCGCCACCATCGCTTCTCGGCTCAGTAGTGAAAACCAGTCACGCATCACCACATCACCCGTTGCTAAAGCGCGCACCATCAAGGTAGCGGACTGTGAACCGGCATTACCACCACTATCCACTAAGAGTGGTAAGAAAAATACCAATACTAAATTAGCAGCAATGACATCTTCAAAGTGCGCAATACCCAACCCAGAAAACAGATTACCGAATACCAAAAAAACCAGCCAGAACACGCGCTTACGATATAAAACCCCAATACTGACGTCTTTAAGTCTACCCACCATAGTGGACACCCCGCCCGACTTGTGGAAGTCATCGGTGGCTTCATCACTAGCGACATCCATCGCATCATCGTGAGTGACAATACCCACTAATGCGCCACCATCATCAATAACTGGTAATGCAATCAAATCATAACGCGCCACCATTTTAGCCACGTCTTCTTGGTCTTCATTCACATTAGATGAGACTATAGCGCTGACCATAATATCGCGAATTAATTGCTCTGGCGCTGCTAAAATTAATGTCCTTAGCGATACAACCCCAAGCAACTTGCGCTGTTCATCAATCACATAGGCATGATAAATGGTTTCCGCATCAGGCGCTTCCAGTCTTAAAGCCGCCAAAGCTTCAGTGACATCCATTTGGATACCTAAAGTCGCATAGTCTGATGTCATCAACGCGCCAGCCGTACCTTCTTCATAAGCTGCCAGCCTACGAATATCTTCACGCTTTGCTTGAGCAAGTGCTGGCAGTAAAGTATCACGTTGGTCTTGGTTTAAACATTTATATAAGTCAGCGCGTTCATCAGCAGGCATCTCGCCCACTAATCTTGCCATACTATCCCTTGGAAACTCCTGTGCTAATGCCACCTGAATATCGGTGTTTACATAAGAAAAAACCGTTGAACGATTAGGCAAACGCTCTAGCAACTGCCAAGCAAGCGCAGGCTTAATTAACGCTAACACGTCAGCAATATCAATAGGGCGTAGGGTTTTAACCTGAATGAATGCTTCATCAAACTGCTGCTGCTCTATGGCGTTGCTTAACCTCAACGCGAGGGCTTTATTACTCATTCTTTTTTACTCCGTACTATACTAAAACCGTGCCGCGAACCATAAAAAAAGAGCCAATATCATTGGCTCAAATTAGAATGGATTGAAGTTTAACTTTCTCTTTTTATAACGTTAAACGGTTGATTTAAAAATTTTTATTATTATGGTATTAATAATATGCTCATTAATGGTAGCTGCCATAAACGACGATGATGATATTTATGATTAAACAGATGGAATAGAATCTTTCTGTCTAGCCATCGATACAGTGTAGCCGAATTAAACCTATAAAAAAACCACAACGCCAGTAATACCGACCTTGTGGTGATTTCACACTTATTTTTATTTTTTATGATGGTTGTTTTATAAAAAATGGCACTTAAAACCACTTATTTTAAAAATGGCAACTATCTCATGCACCAACCATGGCTGGCGTTAATAGACTGACCGGTAAAGACGTTGGTTGGGAATGCTGCTAAAAATAATGCGGTTTGTGACACATCTTCAATGGTCGTAAACTCTTTATTTAGCGTATTAGCAAGCAAGATATCATTGACGACCGCTTCTTCACTAATGCCTTTTTCTTTCGCTTGTAGCGGAATTTGGTCATTAACCATGGCTGTTTTCACAAAGCCTGGAGAAATCATATGCGAGCGTACGTTATATGGCGCACCTTCTTTAGCCACTGCACGACATAAGCCAAGTAAACCATGCTTTGCTGTAATATATGGAGCTTTAAATAGTGACGCATCATGAGCATGGATGGAGCCGATATAAATAATTGTGCCGCCCTTATTGTCTTTATACATATATTCTACAGCCGCTTTAGTGGTCAAAAAGCCACCATCTAAATGCGTTGCTAATAGATTTTTCCAGTTCTCAAAGGTCATTTTAGTAATCGGGTCAATGAGCTGAATACCAGCGTTAGAGACCAAAATATCAATGCCACCAAATGTATCGACAAGCTGTTTAACGCCATTATTAACGGCATCTTCTAAACGAACATCCATATCAATCACAATGGCTTTACCGCCTGCTTTGGTGATGATATCAACGGTTTCTTGCGCGCCTGCAACATTGATATCTGCAACACCAATAGCGGCGCCAGCTTTAGCATACGTTTCTGCGATATCACGTCCGATACCTGCTGCTGCGCCAGTAATTAAGGCTACCTTGCCTGTTAAATCTTGTTGTATTTGGGTCGCCATATATTGTCCTTATTATGGGTAAGTGTGGTGATAGTAGTCATACGCAAAGGTTATGGCAGGCAGTTGACTTGTGCCATCATTGTTGGGTTTTGACGCTATACCAAGGGTTAACACGCAAAAGACATCCTTCTTATTGCGCGGCTTTGAATAAAAAGCAGGCGGTTAAGTGCCGCTATTCTTTAGAATATGTGATAAATATTTGAATGTGCTTAGAGTGTATTTTGAGTATAATTTTTTAGATATAATGTTTCTTATAGGTCATCAATAGATGATAAATAAATCGTGCGATTGTAATAGGTGCGAGGGGTCAGGCGTTGGTATCGATAAAACGGTTACAATCAAGACAGTTACAATTGACTGAGATTGAATCGTCTTAGACTAGCAATAACTTAATAGACGTTATGATTAGCCTCTGATTTAACAGGAGGACTAAAAATAATGTATAGCGCAGGCTGACATCCATCCGTTGGATTTGGCGTTCACTTAATATAAACCATTTATCAAACGATTGCAGGTTAATTTTTGCTTATTATTCAATGAACAAAGTTATAGACCATACAATAAAAAGTTATGGTTATTTGTTGACGGTATTTATTAATAAATATGATGTATAAGTATACTCAGTATAGAGTTAATTACTAACCAACGTCACATATTTGGCAGAATTACGGTATTATAGGCACAATTTTTAACTTTTATAGCATAACGCTATACAGATAACAACAGCGCGTCTACCAATAGCTAGCCATACATAGATGGCATAGCGGATTGAGACGCTTGATAATTAATCGGTTCATACTTTGATATAGGTGATGAAAGTGCGTGAGATTTTAGTAACCAGTGCCCTGCCCTACGCCAATGGCGACATTCATTTGGGGCATCTTGTAGAGTATATCCAAACCGATATTTGGGTGCGGGCGATGAAGGCACAAGGTCATAAGGTTACTTATGTCTGCGCGGATGATGCGCATGGCACTGCCATCATGCTCAAAGCCGAAGACAATGGCATCACGCCAGAACAACAAATTGCTAATGTGCAAGCGGCACATGAAGCAGATTTTGCTAAATTCCTAATTAACTTTGATAATTATCACTCCACTCATTCTGCCGAAAATAAGGAATGTTCTGAGCTGATTTATCGTCGTTTAAGAGATGCAGGGCATATCTCTACGCGTGATGTTGAGCAGTTATTTGACCCTGAAAAGCAGCTGTTTTTAGCAGACCGTTTTGTCAAAGGTACATGCCCTGAGTGCGCCGCGCCCGATCAATATGGCGACAACTGTGAAGTATGCGGTACAACCTATGACGCAACTGAATTAAAAAATCCGCAATCTACCTTATCTAACGCGACGCCTGTGCTTAAAACCTCTAAGCATTATTTCTTTGACTTGCCAGAGTTTGAGCAATTCTTAAAAGATTGGACGCGTAGTGACAATCGTCTGCAAGTATCGGTCGCTAATAAACTACAAGAATGGTTTGATGCTGGTTTGACCAGTTGGGATATCTCACGCGATGCGCCCTACTTTGGTTTTCAAATTCCGGATACGCCAAGTGATGAGCCAGAAAAATACTTTTATGTCTGGTTAGATGCGCCTGTCGGCTATATGGCAAGCTTTAAAAACTTGTGTGAAAAACGTGCTGGTAGCGATGAAGCGCTTGATTTTGACCATTACTGGATGCAAGAAAACGAGCACAAAACTGAGGTTTATCACTTCATTGGTAAAGACATTGTTTACTTCCATGCATTATTTTGGCCAGCCATGCTTGCTGGTAGTGAGTTCCGCACCCCAACCGGTGTCTTTGCTCATGGCTTCTTGATGGTCAATGGCGAAAAAATGAGTAAGTCACGTGGCACCTTTATTAAAGCCGATACTTACGCTGAGCATTTACATCCTGAATATCTGCGCTATTATTTCGCCAGTAAACTGTCTGATAAAGTCGAAGATATCAACCTTGATTTAGAAGACTTTATGCAAAAAGTCAACTCTGACTTAGTCGGTAAAGTCGTCAATATCGCCAGTCGCAGCGCTGGGTTTTTGGTCAAAAAATATGACGGTATGCTGACAGATATCTGCGCTGAACCAAATTTATTAGCCGATATTACCAAAACGGGCGATGAAATTGCCGCGGCTTATGAAAACCGAGAATTCTCGCGTGCTATGCGTCTGATTATGCAATGCGCGGATAAAGCCAATGAATATATCGATGAGAAAAAACCGTGGGCGCTTGCCAAGGTTGAAGGCGCAGAGCAAGAAGTACAAGATGTCTGCTCGGTGGCAATCAATATCTTCCGTCAATTGATGGTATATCTGGCGCCTGTATTACCTGAGCTGACCGCCAATGCCAAAGAGTTTTTAAATATTGATGATTTAAGTTTTGCTAGCCGCAATGAGTGGCTACTTGGTCATCAAATTAATAAATTTAAACCGTTAATGCAGCGTATTGAGGAAAAAGACGTTGCCGCGATGGTTGAGGATTCTAAAGCCTCATTAGGCGTTACCTCAGACGCCGCTGTTGACGCTGCTAAACCTGCCGCCACTGATAAAGCTACCAAGGCAAGTGTAGATAATACTGAGCAAACCGACTATATAGGCATTGATGACTTTGCCAAAGTTGAGATGAAGGTTGCTCATGTCTTGGCGTGCAATCACGTTGAAGGCGCGGATAAACTGCTACAGTTCACCTTAGATGTGGGTGAAGCACAAACACGTAATGTCTTTAGCGGGATTCGTAAGTTTTATGAGCCAGAGCAATTGCTTGATAAAAAGGTTATTTGCGTGACCAATCTTGCCCCGCGTAAGATGAAGTTTGGTATCTCAGAAGGGATGATATTGTCCGCAGGCGATCCAAAAACCACACTTGTCGTGATTACCCTACCGGACGCTGCGGTTATTGGTGATACACTGGCATAATGTGAGTAAAATATCCGCTTTAATACCTACAAGTAATAAATACAAAAAAGATGTCTTTATGGCATCTTTTTTTATAAGCTACCAAAAGTACTATTATCAAAACGAGTGTGGCTGAATTTTTGATTGCGATAAGTGTTATTACTGTCATAATATAGTCATCTTAAGAATATGCCTAACCCCTTTTATGTTAGTCCGCTCAGCTTATCTTGACGGGTCTAGCTTGCACCTTCTAATCGACGAGTTAAACTAATAATGACTATTGCCGCAACCCTACGCCTCAGCCTGTGCGCAGCTGCTATTAGTGCCCTTGGGCTACTTGGCTGCTCGAAACCCTCGACTGATAATGCCGCGACGACTGAGAGTGACACGACAGCTGAAAAACCTGCCAAAACCTTGGCAATTACCCAAATTGTCGAGCATCCCTCTTTAGATGATATGCGCCGCGGTATTCTCGATGAGCTGGCGGACTATGGTTATGTTGAAGGTAAAAATCTAACCGTCAATTTCCAAAGTGCGCAAGGTAATACGGCAACGGCAGGTCAGATTGCTAAGCAATTCGTCGGTGATAATCCTGATGCGATTGTAGCGATATCTACCCCATCTGCACAGTCTATTGTATCCGCTACGCGCAGTATTCCTATTGTGTATACGGCAGTATCAGACCCAGTAGGCGCAAAATTACTCACCGCCGATGGCAAGCCGTTTCAAGATAATTTAACTGGTTTATCAAGTCAGTTGCCATTAGAACCGCAGCTGGATTTATTACAAAAGATTAAACCTAATCTTAAAACGATTGGCTATGTATACAGTCCGGGTGAGGCAAATTCCGTATCGCTACGTGATGAGCTTAAAAAAGCATTACCCGCCCGCAACTTAGCCTTGTTAGACATTCCAGCCAACCGTCCAACCGATATCGGCATGGCAACGCGCAGCTTGCAGGGACGCGCGGACATTATTTACACCTCATTTGACAATAATGTGGCATCGGCGTTTGAGGCAATGACTCAAGCGGCAAATGAGATACGCTTACCAATCGTGGCATCTGATGAATTTAGCGTACAGCGCGGGGCAACCGCTGCGCTTGGGGTCAATGATTATGACTTTGGGCGCGTGACGGGAAAAATGGTGTATCGCATTTTAAATGGCGAAGCAGTAAATACCGTTAAGCCTGAGGTGATGAACGAGCTGACTTTATATATTAGCCCAAAACATGCTAAGGCGCAGGGTGCAACTTTATCTGCTGATATGCTCAAAAATGGGGTGAATGTTGATACTAAAGCCCAAGCTACTACTAAGTAACTGCTTAATCACTTATAAAGCAGCGCTTGTCAGTAGACACTTGTAAAACACCCTTATTCATATCGTATCCAATTTATAGCTTATTTGTCGTATGGACACATTATTATTTTTAGGAGTTACACCATGTTGTATCAAAATCGTTTTGCCAAAGCCTTATTGTGGGGCGGTGTTTGTACCGCTATTTTAACGGGCTGTAGCCAACCTGCTAATGACGGGGCGGCAACGGATAATGCCAATGTTACAGATGCAACAGCGGTAAAAACTGTTGCCATTACTGCTATCGTTGAGCATCCAGCCCTAGATGCTGTACGTAAAGGGGTGATTGATGAGTTGGCTGAAGCAGGTTTTAAAGAAGGCGACAATTTAAAAGTCAATTTTCAAAGTGCGCAAGGTAATACTGCAACTTCTGGGCAGATTGCCAAGCAATTTGTTGCGGACAATTCAGACGTTATCGTTGCTATTGGTACGCCTTCTGCGCAATCAGTTGCAGCAGCGACCAGCACGATTCCATTGGTATTTTCAGCAGTGACTGACCCAGTTGAAGCCAAATTGGTATCCAAACTTGATGGTTCAGGCACCAACGTTACAGGTGGTTCTGATGCCCTTCCTTATGAGCCACAAATTGAGTTAATGCGTCAAATCATTCCAAATCTAAAAAATGTTGGCTACGTATATAGCCCTGGTGAAGTCAATTCAACCATTATCCTAAAAAATCTAAAAGAGAAATTGACCCCACTAGGTATCAAGGTACATGAAGCTCCTGCCCAGCGTAGTACTGATATTGCCATGGCGGCGCGTAGCTTAGAAGGTAAAGTCGATATGATTTACACTTCAACCGATAATAATGTGGTGTCTGCGTATGAATCCTTATTTCAAGTGGCAAAAGAGAGTAAAATTCCGCTAATTGCTTCTGATACCAGCTCAGTAGCGCGCGGTGCTGTTGCTGCCCTTGGCGTTGACTACTACGCCCTTGGTCGCGAAACCGGTA
This genomic window from Psychrobacter urativorans contains:
- a CDS encoding ABC transporter substrate-binding protein encodes the protein MLYQNRFAKALLWGGVCTAILTGCSQPANDGAATDNANVTDATAVKTVAITAIVEHPALDAVRKGVIDELAEAGFKEGDNLKVNFQSAQGNTATSGQIAKQFVADNSDVIVAIGTPSAQSVAAATSTIPLVFSAVTDPVEAKLVSKLDGSGTNVTGGSDALPYEPQIELMRQIIPNLKNVGYVYSPGEVNSTIILKNLKEKLTPLGIKVHEAPAQRSTDIAMAARSLEGKVDMIYTSTDNNVVSAYESLFQVAKESKIPLIASDTSSVARGAVAALGVDYYALGRETGKIVVRILNGEKAGAIPVYTPQKLDLFVSPKNALAEGITLPQAIIDKAKEVVE